tGACTAAGAATATTAAACATAATCATGATCCTATCAGTTGCATTCAATCAATTTAGACTGTTTGATATGGTGACTAATTAAATGCTACACAGCTTTGCAGGGCAGCACCCCAGACTGGCTTGGCATGAACCTCAGATCTCCTATACTAGACCTAACTCAATAACAGAGCACTTAACTGTAAACCTGAGCACTAGACTGAAGTATTTTACTACTCAAGAGGAAAATATCTTTCAAATATATGATGTATAAGCAAcaatgtaaataatgttatttttgatGTTCATGAATAAAGATGTATTTGAAACATAGTTGTAGTTGTTACTGTGAAAGACAATCTAAAGTGGTATTGCTTATGTGTCTGAGCTGTGCAGACAGTTATGCTATTTTGACATCAGATTGTGGCCTGTTAAGGACATGCAGAGCTGTGACAGTTGATACTTAACCGCAGAGGTTATGTCAAGGACCTTCTGGGCTGTGCTCAGGATTGTTATAATGCAGATTTTGCAAAATGAGTAACTGATGGCCACGGTCTGCAggattttcatttctttttaatcttttcTGTCATTAAATGATGACGAAGGTATtggaaagaaacagacaaaacacttCACATGGAACCATTTTTAGTCTATTCATTAACTTGAATATGTTTGGTGAAAATAACCCAGTGGTTCCCTCCTCAGtctcacatttgaaaagttttGTTCCAACatgagatttttttaatttttttttttaaactgagcCTTGTTCTCACAAAATGATTACTGGAATGTTATCTTGGGTTgcttttgtgaatgaaaaagtgacatttttccAAAGTGGATAAAcatcattttggaataaaatgtaatttatgccTCTGTTACTGATGAGAGCCAGTCCATGACTTGTTTTCCAGTTACCTCAGGGTGACTTGCAGTACCTCCCAGTGATGTGAGATGCTTAACTTGTTTAGTATTTAAAAGTACAATGGCCTTGTGTTGTCTACATTCCAATGAACCCGTAAGATTTCAGTGTATCAGTACTCGCTGTTACCTCTTTTACTTCATGACCAGGGTGGCACCTCCAGCACCCGTAGTGTTGTCCCCTCCACAAAGCAGTACGTGCCATAGAAAATACAATCAATGTGCCCCCTCCAGTCTGTAGTCACAGTGCAGAAGTacagtgttgttgtttattttgctcATTAAACTTTTGTTCTTGTATTTCTTGCTGCATTTCATGTCTggattcaaataaaaacaagaaaacttgAAAGCCccttattattattgctgtttataattttttatgtatttcacattgtttttcatCTTCTTGTAGTCTTCATCAAACTGTTCACTATGTTGAAATTATTATTCCAGTCACCAACTTTTCCTGGgaaaacagcaataaaaattAATAGCGGTCTTTTTTTTCTATCCTCTACTTTCTTTTTAAGTCTCCAACATAGACAAACATACAGGCAAACATAGCTAACCTTTGCGCATGAAAGGAGATCATAAAATCAAAAACGTCATTAGTGGAGCCATTTGCCATCATTATGTTCTTCATGTTGTCAAACAGGACTTTTTCTGTCACTTACGCCCTGGGGTGGGAGACAGTGCCAAGAACGATCACAGCCAGCTTCTCATTCAGTGTAATCTTGTGCTTGTATTCACAATCCCACAGACTATAATTTTACTGCTCACCTCAATCAGATCCTCATATAACATTTTGCATGCCAgacttttcagagttttatttgtaaaaaaaactttgaaaaccatgtataattttccttccacttcacaACTATGCGCCACTTTGTATTGGTCTAttccaataaaatacatttacatctgtggttgtaatgtgaaaaaatgtggaaaagttcaaggggtatgaatacttttgcaagccAATGTCTCCAGACTTCAATTAAAAATTATCACTATTTGGGAATAAACTGGACTTGCAGGTGTGCCTTGATCATGCGTGGAGAGGTGGTTAACTTCTTCAGCTCATCCACTCCTGATTCGGAAGAGTGTCATGTTACTAGAATGCCACAATGACATGGACTTACTGTATATCACTACTGCATGTTTGACAACAATATCAGCTTTTTAATGAACTTGCCTGAGGGGAACCTGGCCATGTGTATCTCCAGGAGCGACTATTTCATAGCGTCTTGACGTTCAGGCGATATTTGAATGAAATACAGAAGATCCAGGATGTAGGACACACACGTGTTTCCTTGGAAATTCAAGGTTATGATGTTATGAAGATGTTATGCTTTccgattacaaaagtaatccaaTTACCAAAGTATTCATATTACAacaaaagatgtaaaaaaaatcgATTACttcataaaaaggaaaaaaataatttaatgtgaaaatgtaatgtatattaaaaatgtaatcctATTACAAATGTAATCAGATTGGAGGAGTAATCAATTACTAAAGTAATCCAATTACCAAGGTAATCGGACTGAAAAGTAATTACAATGTAATCCAATCACCAAAGTAATCACATTGATCAATTTAATCAATCTTTTAATATACACTGATATTTTTTCCAAGAGACTGTTAGTGAGTGCAAATGTGATGtacaacataaatgtaaattaagTAAATACACTTCCATCTAATTAATCTCCTTTAACTAGTAAAATAATTCAGATTCTTAAACATAGCTTTGATTTTTGCTACTTATTCTGTGTGCAattttttgatgattttttatCATCAGTCGACAGTGCGGgacatttttctaatttttctttttttttttaaggaaaaatgtCCCGCACTGAGACAATATTCTTGTCAATAAAGATTTAACATTGGACTCAGTTACATCaacattattatgtattattatatattatatcagtTCAGGACTCTTGGTTATGCACAGCCGGGCCAGGCCTCTAAATTTCAGTACGAAACTGTAGTGTAGGATTCTTCATCATTTTCTTGTAGTCTTCATCAAACTGTTCACTCTGGGCCACAGTGAAATGGTTCTTCCAGTCACCAACCTTCCCTGCAGAAccacacagaaacagtcagaTATTTTAGCTGAAGGAGGAGAtctgattttgtttcatttcacatgTATTGTTTGTTATTCATCACTGTACCTTTCCTCATGaaggaagacattttgaaatccATTCCTGGGAATGTTGAATGGTTGACCATGTTGTCCCTTTTCATACAATCAAACTGCACTCTGCCTgtaattctttctttctcctcgaTTGAAGGAGACAAACCAAGAAAGCAGCAAAGTCTGTCTATTTCCCGTCCAGTATCCTGGAAACATGTGGTCAAATCTAAAATATTGCACTATTACCACGTACAGCAGCAGTTTGGAAAAATTACCTGAATAGTATGAGAACTCTACATTacacaaaaagcacacacacacaaatacaacccgcaaaaacaaataaattacctCAATCAGATCTTCGTAGAACATGTAATGGAGTTTTGAATAAGTCTGCTTCTTTTTCCACCAGCCGTTCACGTGGTCATACCAGGATCCAAACACCACTGAGGCCACAGGACAATACATGAAAGCACTTCAGTAGTGTTCAGGAGAAATCTGTGCATCTCTGTACCACTGAAAACAACTTTATTATAGTGTTTCATACATACTCTTTCCCTCCATGAATCTGAGGAGGTAGCTGCTCCAGTCTCCAGGCTCTGGCTGGAGAAACAGCATGCGATCAAAGTGAAAATAAGAGACCACGTTGTCTTTGGCATTGCAGGCCACGTAGACTATctacacaagaaaaaaaatattatctgAAGACAAGCATCACATAAAACAtcatataatttgttttaatgaacAACTGATCACAAATCATTTGTATTAGTAACTGGAGGTAGGCATCCCTCAGATTTCACAGTTTAACCTTGTTGCCCCGCATGCTCTCAGCAAAGCTTCCCTTtctaaataaaggtttaaaaaactGGCAATGGGTAGCCTCATTATGTAATTATTGAACATACCCTGCACTTTTGCTCCCAAAAGGACTTTGGCACAAACTGGACTGGAAGATGAGTCTTAATGAGTCGAGGAGAGGTGGGGAGCTTGTCCACCATGTCTGTTCCTTTATATGCGGTTGAAAAAGGCCCTGATCCTGTACATTATTAAAACAGTTTACATGTCAGTGAATCCTACAGTGTTGTGTCTGAGTAAAAACAAGATACTTATAAAAGAACCATTCGAATACAATGAGGATAAATGCACCAAATACATTAACAAGGTAATTGCACACTCCCTGACACACACCTGCTATGACACAACACAATGACAGTGATTCAGTGCAAAATATTTAGGTAACTGATTTAAGCAAAAAGCAGAAATTCATGATCATGGTACACTGAAGGTTAAATGTCAGTAAGGGACAAGACTGGCTGgaaagaaaatgacaataaaagaaaactatgaaaatGCATTACTATCAgtagttgttttctttttttattctgaaacaacaaaacataacatgcCAGAAGAGCAATGTACATATATGGTCAAATTAAATACACACCTTTATTATACTGTTGTCCCAGCattgtgcaaaacaaaacaaaaaaacaaggggGAGAAATTCACAGTAACAGAAAATGCTTAGTGAGAAAATGAAGCTCAATCCACTTATTATTGCTGGCCACTCATAGCCAAAATACACGAGTGACCACTCTTTTACAAACGCatctaacgttaacgttaattAATAGTAATTTATCATACACCATCAATAACGTAGGTGGATGAACATCAAGCCAAGCATGCACTAAAAGGCGTGCAACATACAGCAtatattatattgatatttagTCATTTTGCCAGACAAGGAGTTTACACCAAGAATATATCATTTTGAACCCATCACTGTTTTAATGCCAAGAAATTTCTCAATCACACAATGACATGTGATTCAGTGCCAAATATTTAGGTTACCGATTTAAGGaagaagcagaaataaaacaacGTTTTTGCAAGTTTGTGACATATGAAATATAGTGAATATGTGATTGTAAATTCAACCTGGCTGCAGAGAAGGGATGGTGATCTCCAAGTTAGGCACTCTCGCATAGAGAGGAATGGATGTCTGACGCTCTGGAGATGTCTGACCAAAATACAGCTGGTCAAGGATGTTGGAGACCCAGGTGGTTCCTAAACGAAAGACggaggaaaataaataagataatcCAAACCCCTTACCTCCATACACACATCTATTCCAGAGCTACAGTATGAAGCAAAACACATCCTGTTCATGTTTGTGGACTGACCTGCTTTGGGGTATGTTGCGATAAGTATATCGTCTGGCCTGGCCTGAAAGTTTTGGATGTTCTCCCAGTTGTCTGTGAAATAGTGGGTCATTGAGACTCCATGGAAATCAAACACTTCTGGTCGAGAAGGTAaatccatcttttttttaaaaaaaaaagaaaagattcaaaacatacaaaacatatgatcattgTGTTACAAATCAAACTAAGTCAATTGTCTTCTACATCATCTTGAAAAAGGAGAGTCAATGTCCAAAAGGAACTGGGAGAAAAACAGGCATACAACAATATTATTCATAGTTGGTTCAATTAACTTTTAGAGTGTCTCAGAAAATACTGTAACTTACAAGGCTTCTACAAGGTATCCTAAATAAATGAGGAAAATTAGATCCATGTTGCATATTAAACAAATACTGAACCCTACTGGAAAGtaaacatattttgaaaaacagtaCATTATAGAAATGAAATTTGAAAACCCAGTTAACTGGATACATACCCTGTCCAGGTAGTTCAGTATGTCCTCTGACTGCTGTTTCttggttgtatttttctcttaTAGTGTGTTTCTTCAGTTGTGTTAATAGTAAATCCTTATCCATCCTCCCCTTTCATTGCAAACccacctctgtctctgctgtgacCAGATGTGATTTGACAGTCCAGCCCCTCACTGTCCTTTTGGGTTTCATGGGCCCTTAACCTCTATCCTCCTGTTTTTAGAGGCAGAAAACATGCTGTATGTTACCATGCTTTTGTGACCATCAGGTTAAATATACACACTCAATGATacagcttactgggacacttgccatcattaatgttattatttacacctgtgttttacctgctttgacaagtcaaaatgtctgctatgaaaaagGTCTActgcatggatgtattatagGAATTGGATACTGGCCTCAAAGACGGTGCCCAATCACTTCAATGATAATTGCCAAGTATCTAACTGCGGACCTCACGTCTGGgtgtgaaaaaataattaaagagtTAAACATTAGCTTGTTGTATGAGGTGAAAATTATGTTTGTCAATGAAGTAACCATACCGttaactttttttattctgaGCATGAAGGAGTTATTTGAGATTGAGATTTGGTATCGGTGAAgttggtgcattttatgagtaggctttctgtgacattacccacCGCAGGGGTCAGGGTCATCAAAGTGGAAATTAATTCCATGTGTATAATTTAGtgaaatataaagagagaagagcagagggccaAGAACAGAGTCCTGAGGCACTGAGATATTACACATCAGAAAATGTTGATGTAATATTGTTATAGGAAACACTGTGTTCTTTTAGATAAGTAAGATTTTAACCACACGAAAAGCCGAGCCAGAGACACCAAATTGATTTTGCAGTTGGTCTGTCCAACTGCGGACCTTATGTCTGGGAACCCCAGGTCTGCGACCCAATGGGAAGCAAGTAGGGTCCTAAGACATGAGGTGTGTCACTTTCTTTAGTGTCCCCAGATGTGAGGTAATTTCCTTTTCTGCCACtaaagtataaaagcaaataatatTCTACTTTTACGGTTAATTTAACTCCTTTTGATGCAGAATGCGAGGGTAACAGAAGGTCTATCTCCTGTGTAAAAAACTGCTATAAGTTAAATGAAAATCCAAGTGAGATTTTCTAGTAGCCTGACTAGGCAGATATAACTTCATCTTAagtctttttaaaacatgtttgtaaCTAACATTACAGACATGCATGAAGGAGTTATTTGAGATTGAGATTTGGTATCGGAGAAgttggtgcattttatgagtaggcTTTTTGTGACATTACCCACCGCATGTGAATAATTTAGtgaaatataaagagagaagagcagagggccaAGAACAGAGTCCTGAGGCACTGAGATATTACACATCAGAAAATGTTGATGTAATATTGTTATAGGAAACTCTGTGTTCTTTTAAATAAGTAAGATTTTAACCACACAGAAAGCCAGGCCAGAGACACCAAATTGATTTTCCAGTTGGTCTAGGAGTATAcaatgatttttaatttttaaagccGCACTGACATCCATTAATAGAAGCACTGAAGTGGAATCCCAATCCATAGATCATTCACCACTTTATTAAGTGCAGTTTCAGTGGAGTGACAGGCCCTGAACACGGattgaaaaggttaaaaaagatTACTGTTAAATATGTGGGCGGAAGTTGCTGAGACACAACTCTTTCTAGTACTTTTGAAGAATAGAAGGTTAGAGACTGGCCAATAATTATTAAGAGACCCTGGATCAAGGTGTGGTTTCACAGCAGTCTTAAAGGTAGTGGAGACAATGGGCAGAGATTAACAGATGGCTGCATTGGAGTAAATTCAGCTATAGTGTCAAAAAGACATTTAggattgtgtttattgttactgattaaGTGAGAGAAATGTGCTGCTttagcagcagagagaaacgTACCTGTAATTCAATACAAACTCATGCTAAGAGAGGTTGCTGCAGTGAAACAAGCCAGGACCACAGGCATTCATTCACCAAGTGAACACAAAGTCAGTGTAAGGGACAGGGAAGCTGGACAGagttgatgggaagatggatggagccaaatacagggcAATCTTGGAAGAAAACCTGTTATAGTCAGCAAAAGACTTGAGACTGGGGTGGAGGTTCTCCTTCCAGGAGGAATATTACCTTAAACATATAGCTAGAGCGACAATGGAATGGTTTAGATCAAAGCATATCCATGTGTTAGAATCCCACTGAGAATCTGTGGTAAGACTTGAAAATTGCTGTTCACAGACGCTCTCCATCCAATCTGACTGAGTTGAGTTAttttgcaaagaagaatgggcaaaaatttcagtctctaTATGTGTAAAGCTGGTAGAGACATACCATAAAAAATTGCAGCTGTAATTGCAGCGAAAGGTGGTTCTACGTCTCTAAGTATTGACTCAGGGgggctgaatacttttgcacgccacacttttcagagttttatttgtaaaaaaatttgaaaaacatgtataattttccttccacttcacaATTATGCACCACTTTGTGTTGGTCTATCACATGAAAtcccaataaaatacatttacggTTGTATCGTGggaaaatgtggaaaagttcaaggggtatgaatacttttgcaagtCAATGTCTCCAGACTTCCATTTAAAATGCGTGAGTTTTATTACTGAGTTCTGTTCCCAGAAGGATTTGGGATTAAACTGGACTTGCAGGTGTGCCTTGATCATGCGTGGAGAGGTGGTTAACTTCTTCAGCTCATCCACTCCTGATTCGGAAGAGTGTCATGTTACTAGAATGCCACAATGACATGGACTTACTGTATATCACTACTGCATGTTTGACAACAATATCAGCTTTTTAATGAATTTGCCTGAGGGAACCTGGCCATGTGTATCTCCAGCGACTCTTTCATAGCGTCTTGACGTTCAGgcgagagggaggcacaatgcaaataccacctagaattttttttaaatagtagattgtaattgtagtattaatattaataaattaataataataggaatgacagctacaggaataataatgacagtattagtaacagagccaataacaacaactgtagtagcagttgtcgagcaggaacacgcgggcagtaggtggcccacaaccacagatccagtctctgcagctccagaggcagaaatacctgctgaaagtgacagaaggaaagaggagagaaacgagaaagcacagaactacgggagagagaagatgtcgagttagtaacatacagtaatgggataaaaatgtatacagatggagagggagacaaGGCGAAAGGAAAGacgtgcatcatgggaagtctcccggcagtctagacctatagcagcataactaagggattgTTCAGGGCTCAcgaagccaaccctaactataagctttatcaaagaggacagtcttaagcctactcttaaatgtggagatggtgtctgcctcccgaacccacatTGAGATCTGATTcgacaggagaggagcttgatagctgaaggctctggctcccattctacttttggagactctaggagccacaagtaaccctgcattctgggagcacaatGTTATactggggtaataaggtattatgagctctttaagatacaatagTGCCTGACCGTTAAGGGCTTTGttggtgaggagaaggattttaaattccatccatccatccatccatccatccatcttcttccgcttatccggggccgggtcgcgggggcagcagtctaagcagagactcccagacttccttcgccccagacacttcctccagctcctccggggggatcccgaggcgttcccaggccagccgagagacatagtccctccagcgtgtcctgggtcttcccggggccgcctcggtggtgggacatgcccagaacacctcccgagggaggcgtccaggaggcatccggatcagatgccctagccacctcagctggctcctctcggcgtggaggagcagcggctctactccgagctccccgtgtgactgagctcctcaccctatctctaagggcgcccagccactcggcggaggaagcccatttcggccgcttgtatccgcgatcttgtcctttcggtcactacccaaagctcatgaccataggtgagggcagggcgtgattgaccgataaatcgagagctttgtctttcgactcagctccttctttgccacaacggtccgatacagcgcccgcatcactgcaggcgctgcaccgatccgcctgtcaatctcacgctccatccgtccctcactcgtgaacaaggcccgagatacttaaactcctccacttggggcaaggactccccacccacgcgaagagagcaaaccacctttttcggtcaagaaccatggcctcagatttggaagagctgattctcatcccagctgcttcacactcggctgcaaaccgtcccagtgcatgctgcaggtcctggtttgaagaagccatcagaacgacatcatctgcaaacagcagagatgagatcctgtggttcccaaaccggacaccctccggcccctgactgcgcctagaaattctgtccatataaattatgaacagaaccggtgacaaagggcagccctggcggagtccaacatgcaccgggaacaggtctgacttactgccggcaatgcgaacacagctcctgctccggttatacagggaccggacagcccttagcaaagggccccggaccccatactcccagagcactccccacaaagcgccccagggcacacggtcgaatgccttctccagatccacaaagcacatgtggactggttgggcaaactcccatgaaccctcgagcacccgatggagagtatagagctggtccagtgttccacgaccgggacgaaaaccactctgctcctcctgaatccgaggttcgactatcggacgacttctcctctccagtaccctggaatagaccttaccggggaggctgagaagtgtgatccctctgtgattggaacacaccctctggtcccccttcttatacagagggaccaccaccccggtctgccagtacagaggcactgtcccagaccgccacgcgatgttgcagagacgtgtcagccaagacagtcccacaacatccagagacttaagatactcaggacggatctcatccacccccgaagccttgccaccaaggattttaaattctattctggattttacagggagccagtgcagaaaagctaatattggagataTATGATCTCTTTTCATAGTTCTTGTCACTACACATACCACAGCATTCTGAATCGACtagagagtcttaagggacttattcgggcagcctgataataaggaattgcaatagtccaacctagaagtaacaaatgcatgcattaaTTTTtaagcatcattttgagacaggatgatgcctgatttttgcaatgttacgtaggtgaaaaaggcagtcctagaagtttgtttcatgtgggagttaaaggataaatcctgatcaaagataactcagaggttccttacggtggtcctggaggccagggcaatgccatctagagtaactatatctttagataatgtgtctcggaggtgtttggggccaagtacaataatttttaagttttgtccgaagtttaacattagaaagttgcaggtcatccaggtttttatgtcctgaTAGATATacttgggtatcatctgcataacaatgaacgtttatggagtgtttcctaataaaattgcctagaggaagcatatataaggtgaatagaatccgtccaagcacagaaccttgtggaactccgtgactaactttggcgtgcatggaggactcaccgttaacatgtacaaactgagatcgatctgatagataggatttaaaccagcttagtgcggctcctttaatgccaattacatgttccagtctctgtaataggatgtgatggtcaatggtgtcgaacgcagcactaagatctaacaagacaagtacagagataagtccattgtctgatgcaattaaaaggtcatttgtaattttca
This sequence is a window from Siniperca chuatsi isolate FFG_IHB_CAS linkage group LG10, ASM2008510v1, whole genome shotgun sequence. Protein-coding genes within it:
- the LOC122883368 gene encoding cytosolic sulfotransferase 3-like isoform X1, which translates into the protein MKPKRTVRGWTVKSHLVTAETEMDLPSRPEVFDFHGVSMTHYFTDNWENIQNFQARPDDILIATYPKAGTTWVSNILDQLYFGQTSPERQTSIPLYARVPNLEITIPSLQPGSGPFSTAYKGTDMVDKLPTSPRLIKTHLPVQFVPKSFWEQKCRIVYVACNAKDNVVSYFHFDRMLFLQPEPGDWSSYLLRFMEGKMVFGSWYDHVNGWWKKKQTYSKLHYMFYEDLIEDTGREIDRLCCFLGLSPSIEEKERITGRVQFDCMKRDNMVNHSTFPGMDFKMSSFMRKGKVGDWKNHFTVAQSEQFDEDYKKMMKNPTLQFRTEI
- the LOC122883368 gene encoding cytosolic sulfotransferase 3-like isoform X2, giving the protein MKPKRTVRGWTVKSHLVTAETEMDLPSRPEVFDFHGVSMTHYFTDNWENIQNFQARPDDILIATYPKAGTTWVSNILDQLYFGQTSPERQTSIPLYARVPNLEITIPSLQPGSGPFSTAYKGTDMVDKLPTSPRLIKTHLPVQFVPKSFWEQKCRPEPGDWSSYLLRFMEGKMVFGSWYDHVNGWWKKKQTYSKLHYMFYEDLIEDTGREIDRLCCFLGLSPSIEEKERITGRVQFDCMKRDNMVNHSTFPGMDFKMSSFMRKGKVGDWKNHFTVAQSEQFDEDYKKMMKNPTLQFRTEI